AGATTCTTACCCCGGCCCAACATTGACCAGCTGATAGACGCGACCTCGGGCCATGTTATGTTAAGTTTCATGGATGCCTTCTCGGGATACAACCAGGTCAAGACGAATCTGGCAGACATCGCGAAGATGGCATTTATCACACACCGGGCTGTCTACGCTTTTGTCATGATGCTGTTTGGGTTAATCAACGCCGGAGCAACATACCAAAAAATGATGAATACCATCTTCAAAGATCAGCTGGGCAGGAACATGGAATcttatgttgatgatatgatcTCTAAGTCGGTCACAATTTCAGAGCACATCCAGGACCTTAGGGAGTGTTTCGACAACTTGAGGAAGTACAGCATGAAGCTGAACCCAGACAAATGCGCGTTCGGGGTCCCTTCCGGGAAGTTTCTGGGTTTTCTGGTCAGCGAAAGAGGAATAGAAGCCAACCCGGAGAAGATCAAAGCTATAATGGAAATGACAGTTCCCCGAACTCAAAAAGACATCCAAAAGCTCTCAGGATGCCTAGCAGCACTTCGGAGATTTATCCCAAAGTTGGCAGAGAAATGCCTACCATTCTTCGAGCTGTTAAAAGGAGCCCAGAACAAAAAGCTAATCGACTGGACCCCGGACTATCAAACAACATTTGAGGAAGTAAACCGACATCTGATGAACCCGCCTATTTTATCAAAAGAAAAGCCCGGGGAGCCCCTTTATCTCTACATCGCAGCTGGGGAAAGAGCAGTATCTTCCGCACTCATCCGGGAGGAAAATGGGACGCAGGCCCCAGTATACTATGCAAGCCAAGTTCTGAAAGATGCTGAAACCCGGTACCCAAACTTGGAAAAATTCGCATTAGCCCTCGTGCACTCGAGTAGAAAGCTAAGACAATACTTCCAAGGCCGGGAAATCAGGGTAATCACTAATCAACCACTTCGCAAAATCATCCACAAGCCAGACGCCTCCGGGAGGTTAGTCAATTGGGCAATCGAGTTGAGTCGGTTCAATATCAAATTTATCCCGAGGACaaccataaaagcccaggcgttgGCCGAATTTGTCATGGAATGCACTTTTCCGGAAACCCCCGGGACGCCTGAAGCCAGATCCAAAGGGGAGAAAGAGTCTAACAACCGAGATTCTTGGACATTACATATTGATGGCTCGGCTACAGCCGAAAGGTCCGGAGTCGGCCTGATCCTCTCCAGCCCGGATGGATTCGCAATCCAGCAGGCTATTACCTTCGCCTTCaaagcaacaaacaaccaggctGAATATGAAGCCCTACTCTCCGGGCTCAGGTTAGCTAAATCCCTTGGAGTAAGGAATTTAACAATTTACAGTGATTCTCAGATTGTGGTAAGGCAAACCAATGGTGAATATGTCGCAAAAGATCCTAAATTGGCCCGATATCAGGAAATGGTCAGAGCAATCCTGGAAACCATCCCGGACTCAACCATCTTGCAGATAAACAGAGAAGAAAATGCGAAAGCAGACGAGCTATCCAAGCTCGTCCAGAATACTTCGGATTTAAGCAGCTCGATTTACTTCGAGGAACTCGGAGCCCCCAGCACCGATCGACACGAAGTATTATGCGTTAGTAGCCCGGAGAACTGGATGACGCCTTACATAGCCTACCTCAAGGACAGTACCCTTCCGGAAGATCAGAACAAAGCCCGGTACCTCAAATATAAGGTTGCACGCTTCTTTTTAGAAGATAATCAGTTATACCGGAGAACTTTCTCTGCACTAACCCTAAAGTGCGTTGATCGGAGGAAGCGGATTACTGTCTCCGGGAGGTCCACGAGGGCATTTGCGGGGATCATCTAGCCGCTAAAGCTCTAGCCTACAAGGTCATCAGACAAGGCTATTATTGGCCAACAATCTACGCTGATTCAGTCGCCTATGTCAGGAAATGCAGCAAGTGCCAGAAGTTCAGCAACGTACCGAAACAAGGTTCAAGCCTCCCTGGGTCCGTCCTCTCCCCGATCCCATTTGCTGTCTGGGGAATCGACATCATGGGCCCTTTCCCTCGGGCAAAAGGGGACCTCCGTTATGTTCTGGTAGCAATAGATTATATGACTAAGTGGGCGGAGGCTAAGGCTATGAGAACCATTAACCAGCAAGACTGCATCAAGTTCGTAGACATGATTGtaatgaggttcgggatcccaaTGGTTTTAATCTCGGACAACGGGCCACAGTTCGTGGGTTCGGATTTTGAAGCCTATCTCAAAGAGCTCGGGATTAGACACAAAAAAGCATCGGTTGCCCATCCACAAGGGAATGGACAGGTTGAGGTCACAAACAGAACCATACTCCGAGGCCTGGAAAAGAGACTGGAAGATTCCAAAAAGAACTGGTCGGACGAACTTCCGAAGGTTTTATGGTCATACAGAACTACCCCCGGATAGGAACCGGGGAGACTCCATTCAAGCTTGCCTACGGTACCGAAGCCCGGTTACCGGTAGAGACCGGATCCCCTTCACATAGAGTGACCAACTTTGACGAGGTCTCTAACATAGAAGGCCTCAGGACCAACCTCGAACTCCTGGATGAAGTAAGAGATCGGGCCGTAGAAAAAATGGAAAGCTACAAGGAAAAAACAAAGCTTTACTTTGCGAAGAAAGCCAGGATACGGGAATATGTGGCGGGAGATCTAGTGCTCCAGGACACTGAAGCCTCAGACCCAACTAACCAGGGAAAACTACAGCCGAACTGGGAAGGCCCTTATATAGTCAAAGAAGTGGTCCGTCCGGGAACTTACAAGCTGAACTACCTCAGCGGAACCGAGGTCCCCAATACCTGGCATGGAACCTGCCTAAGGAAATTCTAACAATAAGGAAAAGGTGCACACTCTGGAAACACATCTACATCTATATTATGATATTTTGATGTAAGCATTGTCCTCATTCACCCCAGAATGTAATTTTTGCTTTCAATATGAATGAAAAACTCTACTTTAAGTGTTCCATAGCTTGAACCAATTTCATTACGTTGTTCCTTTATTTGCTATCAAATTTAAACAAATACAGCCCATGTGTACTCAAAGATTTTATAAAAAGGGTATAGAAATTTTACCCCATCCCAGGGAGAAAATTCTATCAAATTGAAAATTACCCCTACTCGGGGTCCTATAAAAGCTCAGCCCATGAGTATTCATAAAATTCTGGTAAGTTAAAAAttttaccccatcccggggtcCGCAAAAACACAGCCCATATGTACTTAAAGTTTCTATCAAATTGAAAATTACCCCATCCCGGGGTCCGCAAAACATAACCCATGtgtatttataaaatatttttctatcAAGTTGAAAATTACCCCCTACCTGGGGTCCTATAAAAGCTCAGCCCATGAGTATTCATAAAATTTTAGTAAGTTAAAAAttttaccccatcccggggtccgcaaaaacacagcccatgtgtccTTATGAAAATTCCTAACTATTCCTCAAATCCTAAGTTAGAAGTTCTAAACATGCAAATCAATATGAAGGAAACGAAGCAAAATCACATTAAACTACCCCGGAGAAACACACCCCGGGGGGAAAATCGAGATCATTCAAATTACAAACAAGTTTAAAAAGCCAAAAGGCTTAGTTCGGAATGAGTTAAGCTAAAAAACAAGGAAATAGAAATTACATGCCAAATCATGGCAGAGTCTTCAAGCTTCAACGGCAGAGTCGGCGGGAGGCGAAGGAGGCTGCTCTGGATTACCCTCTAGTACGGGAGGCTGTTCAGCAAGTGGCGATCCGGAGAAGGAGGGAACATTGTTGGACGTCCCAGCACCGGACTCCATTGCCCGGACAGTTTCCTTTTCCTGCTCCAAACGGGTCTCCTCTTCTATATACTTCTCCAAGAAGACGTCTATTGTACCATGAGGCTCTTCACCGAGATACTTCGAAGCAACATTCCAACAGATCTGGATCTTCTCCAGCGCTTTGTCATTCAGCTCTTCGAAGTACGCAAGAGTGCCCCGGAACCCTGCCAGAACCTCCTCGGGAGTGGGTCGGGCGGCAAGATCATCCTTCAACTTCTAATTTTCAGCCCTCATCTCCCGGACAGAAGCCTCAGCCCGGTCCTGCCTCTCCCGGATCTCGTCTAGAATCTTCTTATGAGCAGCAGCCTCTCTTGCACTGGCCTCCTTTAACTCCTGGATCTCCCGGGATAGCCGCTCGGATTCAATTTTGTAGACTTCGGCAGCATCAGCCTTCGCCTGAAGGCTCCGGGTAATACAAACCAGTCCAGCAACCCAGGAGTTAGCCTGAAAACAGTATAAATAAGAATTAGGTAACACGACTACAAGAACACAAGAAGAAGGCAAGTAAGGAAAAAGCTTACAGCAGTGATATCCTCCTGAAGCCCGACCAGGAAGTCGTCGAGGGGCTCCTTCCTGTACTTCTTCCTCTCCGCCGTGCTAGCATAATTCTCAAACAACTCCCTCTGGCGAGTCTCCGGGGTGAAACTTGCAAGCAGGGCCTTCAAAGTTTCCGGAGTGTCCGGGGTCAGGCCAACAGTAGCCTTCTTCAAAACCGGGCCCTCAGACACATCATCACCTTTGTCCCCGGAACTCGCGGGGGCGCTCTTCCTCTTTCGAGGTGCTGGAACTCTTATCACATCCCCCTGCTACACGTCCTCAGTCTGGGACTCATTGATCACGATTGTTGTCCTCCCCGGGCGAGACGGCACCGCCTTCTGGGCCGCATCATCACCCTCTCCAACCTTTTTCTTCCCAGCGTCCAAGCTCGTCATTCCTCCAATCCTTCGCAGTTTGGCCGACAGATCTTTAAGTTGGGCAGACATATTGGAGGGATAGGGGATTAACTTCGGAATACCTGAAAAGGAAAATAACAAAATATCAGTCCCGGATACAAGCAATCAATAAAAGTTACGGTATTAAAATAAAGCTAAGGCAATAGACTTACATCCGGCAGCATGCATGTTCTCATTGCTAGTAAAATAGTCTCGGGTCCACTGCGTCCCAAGTGCCCCACAGAAGGCATAAACCATCGCGAGAGCTACTTGCCCGAGCCGCTAGACCGGAAAcctatctgttttaatttcaaGTTTATGGAGTGGCATGAACTCCAGATCCCCACCCCGGATAAAAATGAACTCCCGGTGCCATCCCTTAAGCGACGTCAACATACTAACCGGGAGAACCATCTTATCAGAGGGATACCCACAGTCCTCTATCCTAAACATGAACTCATAAATCGGCCGAGCGGTGGACCTCTTAATTTTAAAAAGATGATGGAAAAGTTTGAAGGTGGGGAGGTAATTTTTGGCATGGCAGCAAGCTAAAAACCAGCTGATCCATTTCACTGAATTTGGGGCTAGCTGAGTAAAAGGGATACCATAAATATCCCGGCATAGGGATTTGGTGAACTGATGTAATTCGAGGCGCATGCCTCGGAGATGCTCCAATGGAATTCCAACCCATCCCCCCTCCGGTCTGTGGTATACCCTTTCATGCTCCTCGGGCCATCTCCACTGGTATGTATCATCAAGGTTAAAGGTGAGTCTAAGGGCGCCATCTACCTCAGCGTCCGTATATTTATCCTGGACCTCCTTTTGAACCGCCCCACACTCATACTTAGTCCCCGGGGCGGTGAAGAACTTCCTATTCATGTCATCCTCATTATATGGCTCCCTACCTCCCAAACCATCTGGGCCCTCATATGCCTCGGATAAATCTCTGTAATAAAAGCTCAGAGGCTTAGGGTTCACTCTGCACTGAATAAAGTATTCATCTACATCCTCCCATGACCCATCCGGATTCGATAAGGTACCCCCGGGACCTAACACTAGGGTCTGAGCTAAAACTTGTTGAGGGTGGTCAACCCGGGGAGGCATCTCTACTGAACTACTGCTAGAAGAGGAAgaagggtagaaggagttaagtTCACCTAATCCGGCAGGACGCTCGGGATACCGGTTTCTAAGAGTAGCAATACGTTTAAAACGGCTACCTGGCATATACtatgtgtgtctatataaacgcACCTCGGAGTCAATGTCAAACCCGAACCCAACAAtaacaaaaacaaaataaaaacagaGAAGG
The sequence above is drawn from the Apium graveolens cultivar Ventura chromosome 2, ASM990537v1, whole genome shotgun sequence genome and encodes:
- the LOC141686072 gene encoding uncharacterized protein LOC141686072; amino-acid sequence: MGPFPRAKGDLRYVLVAIDYMTKWAEAKAMRTINQQDCIKFVDMIVMRFGIPMVLISDNGPQFVGSDFEAYLKELGIRHKKASVAHPQGNGQNYPRIGTGETPFKLAYGTEARLPVETGSPSHRVTNFDEVSNIEGLRTNLELLDEVRDRAVEKMESYKEKTKLYFAKKARIREYVAGDLVLQDTEASDPTNQGKLQPNWEGPYIVKEVVRPGTYKLNYLSGTEVPNTWHGTCLRKF